In Streptomyces chartreusis NRRL 3882, the following are encoded in one genomic region:
- a CDS encoding N-formylglutamate amidohydrolase yields the protein MTDDAQSFDVLPGAGHSPVILHVPHSAREIPPSVRADIVLGDEELARELDHITDAHTAQIAEAAARTAGVVPWRFVNRLSRLVVDPERFPDEREEMRAVGMGAVYTRTTHGGVLRSEDVEAGPLVARYFLPYARAMTQAVADRLAATGRAVIIDVHSYPRARLPYELHGQGARPPVCLGTDPFHTSPGLLDAARQAFAETELDSPFSGAYVPLEFYGTDRRVEALMVEIRRDTYMTEPGGPAGPGLERLAAALARLVDAVSG from the coding sequence GTGACCGACGATGCCCAGTCCTTCGACGTCCTGCCCGGCGCCGGGCACTCCCCCGTGATCCTGCACGTCCCGCACTCCGCGCGGGAGATACCGCCGTCCGTACGGGCGGACATCGTGCTCGGCGACGAGGAGCTCGCGCGGGAGCTGGACCACATCACCGACGCGCACACGGCTCAGATCGCCGAGGCGGCGGCCCGGACGGCCGGCGTCGTCCCGTGGCGGTTCGTCAACCGGCTGTCGCGGCTGGTCGTCGACCCCGAGCGCTTCCCCGACGAACGCGAGGAGATGCGGGCCGTCGGCATGGGCGCGGTCTACACCCGGACCACGCACGGCGGTGTGCTGCGGTCCGAGGACGTCGAGGCCGGTCCGCTCGTCGCACGGTACTTCCTGCCGTACGCGCGGGCGATGACACAGGCTGTGGCGGACCGGCTGGCGGCCACCGGGCGGGCGGTGATCATCGACGTGCACTCGTACCCCCGGGCCCGGCTGCCGTACGAGCTGCACGGGCAGGGCGCCCGGCCGCCGGTGTGTCTCGGCACCGACCCCTTCCACACCTCTCCCGGGCTGCTGGACGCCGCGCGGCAGGCCTTCGCGGAGACGGAGCTCGACAGCCCGTTCAGCGGGGCGTATGTGCCGCTGGAGTTCTACGGGACCGACCGGCGGGTCGAGGCGCTCATGGTGGAGATCCGCCGGGACACCTACATGACCGAGCCGGGCGGTCCCGCCGGTCCCGGTCTGGAACGGCTGGCCGCCGCGCTGGCCCGCCTGGTCGACGCCGTGTCCGGCTGA
- a CDS encoding RNA polymerase sigma factor, which translates to MDRTDAGALVQAAADGDAAAWKALVEGLSPLVWSVVRAHRLSDADAHEVYQTAWFRFAQHLGRIREPGKAGAWLASTARHECLKVIRSSQRLTLTDDPQLLDRVSEDGTPEQSLLDSEEAAAQSERVRRLWQEFEELGERCRQLLRVLMATPPPSYQDVSAALGIAVGSIGPLRQRCLRRLRARLEARGAM; encoded by the coding sequence GTGGACCGTACTGATGCCGGCGCGCTCGTCCAGGCCGCCGCCGACGGCGACGCGGCGGCCTGGAAGGCGCTCGTGGAAGGGCTGAGCCCCTTGGTGTGGTCCGTGGTGCGGGCCCACCGGCTGTCCGACGCGGACGCCCACGAGGTGTACCAGACCGCCTGGTTCCGCTTCGCCCAGCACCTCGGCCGGATCAGGGAACCCGGCAAGGCGGGCGCATGGCTGGCGAGCACCGCGCGCCACGAGTGCCTGAAGGTCATCCGGAGCTCCCAACGGCTGACCCTGACGGACGATCCGCAGCTCCTGGACCGGGTCAGCGAGGACGGCACGCCGGAACAGTCGCTGCTCGACTCCGAGGAGGCCGCCGCCCAGAGCGAACGCGTACGGCGGTTGTGGCAGGAGTTCGAGGAACTGGGCGAGCGGTGCCGGCAGTTGCTGCGGGTGCTCATGGCCACGCCGCCGCCCAGCTACCAGGACGTGTCCGCCGCGCTCGGGATCGCGGTGGGCAGCATCGGGCCGCTGCGCCAGCGCTGTCTGCGGCGCCTGCGGGCCCGGCTCGAAGCGCGGGGGGCGATGTGA
- a CDS encoding S8/S53 family peptidase has product MAPQRFHEQFDQIQRSMPDVPLAMGPDDSAEFMYEKGVVLVRDGEEARIVEDTVRAHFTAAPDLDQDQVRRAGPQSNRSGVTRIRVGDPGEGSRGTDRAVAQALRAVREREARAGHRMVARNHVVHIAVNACPGDEPVPVPVSEPPNPAAADTAYDPDSAVGVLVVDTGLTHDYRSCALLAHTDGDAQVQECDEQGILQQYVGHGTFIAGLVAAVAPSTDITVRGSLNDAGAILESEFGEKLFEAVDAGGWPDVLSLSAGTSNGRTDGLLGVENFMRELREQRTLLVAAAGNNGSATPFWPAAYADLPGWEDSVLSVGALRSDGESGACFTNHGPWVKVYAPGERLTSALTGFETPVPYVYQHSTYDACRYGFTYGCTCRHPRHTGVLSDESAAAKPDQVMFEGYAQWSGTSFATPVTAGLVAAHMTAHQETDPRAARRQLLAAGTGFADMRGAQVPALRPPTWRPVPVVRLGPGL; this is encoded by the coding sequence ATGGCACCTCAGCGATTCCACGAGCAGTTCGATCAGATCCAGCGCTCGATGCCGGACGTCCCCCTGGCGATGGGACCGGACGACTCGGCCGAGTTCATGTACGAGAAGGGCGTCGTCCTCGTCCGCGACGGCGAGGAGGCCCGGATCGTCGAGGACACCGTACGGGCGCACTTCACGGCGGCACCCGACCTCGACCAGGACCAGGTCCGCCGGGCCGGTCCGCAGAGCAACCGCAGCGGCGTGACCCGGATCCGGGTCGGCGACCCCGGCGAGGGAAGCCGGGGGACGGACCGGGCCGTCGCGCAGGCGCTGCGGGCCGTGCGCGAGCGCGAGGCCCGGGCCGGGCACCGGATGGTCGCCCGCAACCACGTGGTGCACATCGCGGTCAACGCCTGCCCCGGCGACGAACCCGTTCCCGTCCCGGTGAGCGAGCCGCCCAACCCGGCCGCCGCGGACACGGCGTACGACCCGGACAGCGCCGTCGGCGTCCTCGTCGTCGACACCGGCCTCACGCACGACTACCGCTCCTGCGCACTCCTCGCCCACACCGACGGCGACGCCCAGGTCCAGGAGTGCGACGAGCAGGGGATCCTCCAGCAGTACGTCGGGCACGGCACGTTCATCGCCGGGCTCGTCGCCGCCGTCGCGCCCAGCACCGACATCACCGTGCGCGGCAGCCTCAACGACGCGGGCGCCATCCTGGAGTCGGAGTTCGGCGAGAAGCTCTTCGAGGCCGTCGACGCCGGTGGCTGGCCCGACGTCCTCAGCCTCTCCGCCGGCACCTCCAACGGCCGCACCGACGGCCTGCTCGGCGTGGAGAACTTCATGCGGGAACTGCGCGAGCAGCGCACCCTGCTGGTCGCCGCCGCCGGCAACAACGGCAGCGCCACCCCTTTCTGGCCCGCCGCCTACGCCGACCTGCCCGGCTGGGAGGACTCCGTGCTGTCCGTCGGTGCGCTGCGCAGCGACGGCGAGTCCGGCGCCTGCTTCACCAACCACGGCCCGTGGGTGAAGGTCTACGCCCCCGGCGAGCGCCTCACCAGTGCCCTCACCGGCTTCGAGACGCCCGTCCCGTACGTCTACCAGCACTCCACGTACGACGCCTGCCGCTACGGCTTCACCTACGGCTGTACCTGCCGGCACCCCCGCCACACCGGCGTGCTGAGCGACGAGAGCGCCGCCGCCAAGCCCGACCAGGTGATGTTCGAGGGGTACGCGCAGTGGAGCGGCACGTCCTTCGCCACCCCCGTGACCGCCGGCCTGGTCGCCGCCCACATGACGGCGCACCAGGAGACCGACCCGCGCGCGGCCCGGCGGCAACTGCTCGCCGCCGGCACCGGGTTCGCGGACATGCGCGGGGCACAGGTGCCCGCGCTGCGCCCGCCCACCTGGCGCCCTGTCCCGGTCGTGCGCCTCGGCCCCGGGCTGTGA
- a CDS encoding CHAT domain-containing protein translates to MVFADPGEALTRARALLDAGPSPLHASVAHQVIGIWQRDFGDLRLALNHLRRAREYAARADSADREADVLATLGVALVHAGRTREGLAAFERGVARGGGHTRARVLYRRAYVWWVLGHHREALEDVRRAIPVLRQAEDVIWTARALTLRATVHLALGAVERAEADFTAAEALWDTTGQEHDKADAVESRGLAAFRSGDVPAALRLLDEAEERYARLGTPTFMLNIRRCEVLMAAGLAPEALAEADAAIGRLDGIGGQSTRKAELLLAAARAARLAGDPHTAIARAALAVRLFAGQRRTWWETHARLVLIEARHAAGRGSGRLVADAAAVAEKLAAFGAPAAPEASLLAGRIALGLGWTADAERHLAVAARSRRAGPPLARMTGWAAQALRARAAGSTRGVLEACRRGLDVLDDHRMTLGASELRARATEQGAELAALAQRASLVSGGPRRLLVWSERWRATVLSTPPTRPPADPELLSGMTAFREIASRADAARMEGRPVPALEREQRRLERQIRSRTLHMRGEAPEGGDRFDVGRLLERLGDEVRLVELAVLDGRVQVLLCGQGRVRRFEAGLLADAETEAEHVQAGLRRLAHPGAEARLAVVEAAGRRLEELLLGPAAAHLGGGPVVIVPPGRLHRVPWALLPSLRERVLSVSPSAGSWLRARETAPPPDGRHVLVRGPGLATGGAEVPELADRYACATVLECDEARVPRVLEELDGAALAHIAAHGTFRADSPLFSALRMADGPIVVHDFERLDRSPYRIILSCCDTALLASVGADELLGLVTALLPLGTAGVVACSAPVNDAAVVPLMLALHKGLGVGLSLAEALRDARAALPGDALHQATGWAFSAFGAA, encoded by the coding sequence ATGGTGTTCGCCGACCCGGGCGAGGCTCTCACGAGGGCCCGGGCGCTGCTCGACGCCGGTCCCTCCCCGCTGCACGCGTCCGTCGCCCACCAGGTGATCGGCATCTGGCAGCGGGACTTCGGTGATCTGCGGCTCGCGCTGAACCACCTGCGGCGGGCCCGGGAGTACGCGGCGCGGGCGGACTCGGCCGACCGTGAGGCGGACGTGCTGGCCACCCTGGGCGTGGCGCTGGTGCACGCGGGCCGTACCCGGGAGGGCCTGGCGGCGTTCGAGCGGGGGGTCGCGCGGGGCGGCGGGCACACGCGGGCGCGGGTGCTGTACCGGCGGGCGTACGTGTGGTGGGTGCTCGGTCACCATCGCGAGGCGCTGGAGGACGTGCGCCGGGCGATTCCCGTGCTGCGGCAGGCCGAGGACGTGATCTGGACGGCGCGGGCGCTGACCCTGCGGGCGACCGTCCACCTGGCGCTGGGGGCGGTGGAGCGGGCCGAGGCGGACTTCACCGCGGCCGAGGCGCTGTGGGACACCACGGGCCAGGAGCACGACAAGGCCGACGCGGTGGAGAGCCGGGGGCTCGCCGCGTTCCGGTCCGGTGACGTGCCGGCGGCGCTGCGGCTGCTCGACGAGGCGGAGGAGCGGTACGCCCGGCTCGGTACACCGACGTTCATGCTGAACATCCGGCGCTGCGAGGTGCTGATGGCGGCCGGGCTGGCTCCCGAGGCGCTGGCCGAGGCGGACGCGGCGATCGGGAGGCTGGACGGGATCGGCGGGCAGTCCACCCGCAAGGCGGAGCTGCTGCTGGCCGCCGCGCGGGCCGCACGGCTGGCCGGGGACCCGCACACGGCGATCGCCCGGGCGGCCCTCGCGGTGCGGCTGTTCGCCGGGCAGCGGCGCACCTGGTGGGAGACGCACGCCCGGCTGGTGCTGATCGAGGCGCGGCACGCGGCCGGGCGCGGCTCGGGGCGGCTGGTCGCCGACGCCGCCGCGGTGGCCGAGAAGCTGGCCGCCTTCGGCGCGCCGGCCGCGCCGGAGGCGTCGCTGCTGGCGGGCCGGATCGCGCTGGGCCTGGGCTGGACGGCGGACGCCGAACGGCATCTGGCCGTCGCCGCCCGCAGCAGACGAGCCGGCCCGCCGCTGGCGCGGATGACGGGCTGGGCGGCACAGGCACTGCGGGCCCGGGCCGCCGGGTCGACCCGGGGTGTGCTGGAGGCGTGCCGGCGCGGCCTGGACGTGCTCGACGACCACCGGATGACGCTGGGTGCCTCGGAACTGCGGGCCCGCGCCACCGAACAGGGCGCGGAACTGGCGGCGTTGGCGCAGCGGGCCAGCCTGGTCTCCGGCGGGCCACGGCGGCTGCTGGTGTGGAGCGAGCGCTGGCGGGCCACGGTGCTGTCCACCCCGCCGACCCGGCCGCCCGCCGACCCGGAGCTGCTCAGCGGCATGACCGCCTTCCGCGAGATCGCCTCGCGGGCGGACGCCGCCCGGATGGAGGGCCGGCCGGTTCCGGCGCTGGAGCGTGAACAGCGGCGGCTGGAGCGGCAGATCCGCTCCCGGACCCTGCACATGCGTGGCGAGGCCCCCGAGGGCGGCGACCGCTTCGACGTCGGCCGTCTGCTGGAGCGGCTGGGGGACGAGGTACGGCTGGTGGAACTCGCCGTGCTCGACGGGCGCGTGCAGGTGCTGCTGTGCGGGCAGGGGCGGGTGCGCAGGTTCGAGGCGGGGCTGCTGGCCGACGCGGAGACCGAGGCCGAGCACGTACAGGCGGGACTGCGGCGGCTGGCGCACCCCGGGGCCGAGGCGCGGCTTGCGGTGGTGGAGGCCGCTGGGCGGCGGCTGGAGGAGCTGCTGCTCGGACCGGCCGCGGCGCATCTGGGCGGCGGCCCGGTGGTGATCGTGCCGCCGGGGCGGCTGCACCGGGTGCCGTGGGCGCTGCTGCCGTCGCTGCGCGAACGGGTGCTCAGCGTGTCGCCGTCGGCGGGCAGTTGGCTGCGTGCCCGGGAGACGGCGCCGCCCCCGGACGGCCGCCATGTGCTGGTGCGCGGCCCGGGTCTGGCGACGGGCGGCGCCGAGGTGCCCGAACTGGCCGACCGGTACGCCTGCGCGACGGTCCTGGAGTGCGACGAGGCGCGGGTGCCGCGCGTGCTGGAGGAGCTGGACGGGGCCGCGCTGGCGCACATCGCCGCGCACGGCACGTTCCGCGCGGACAGCCCGCTGTTCTCCGCCCTGCGGATGGCCGACGGCCCGATCGTCGTGCACGACTTCGAGCGCCTCGACCGCAGCCCCTACCGGATCATCCTGTCCTGCTGCGACACCGCCCTCCTCGCCTCCGTCGGCGCCGACGAACTGCTCGGTCTGGTCACCGCGCTGCTGCCGCTCGGCACGGCCGGGGTGGTGGCGTGCAGCGCGCCCGTCAACGACGCCGCGGTGGTGCCGCTGATGCTCGCCCTGCACAAGGGCCTCGGGGTCGGCCTGTCGCTGGCGGAGGCGCTGCGCGACGCCCGGGCCGCCCTGCCGGGCGACGCGCTGCACCAGGCCACGGGCTGGGCGTTCTCCGCGTTCGGGGCGGCCTGA
- a CDS encoding helix-turn-helix transcriptional regulator has protein sequence MTTYERDATTLELPWPFAGREDELELVRRSLAGGRRGIVVTGPAGCGKTRLVTEAIRGSDCARAAGTPEGRAMPFAAFAHLLPESVTLHRAVQLLSGLRTLLVDDAHLLDDASAALVHQLAVHGRTRLLVVATDGTPVPGAISRLWTGELLPRLALERLPGEETAQLLTAGAGPIEPLTVNRLRRLSRGDLRLLRDLLGAVRGRLTLVPDTGERAWRGPVPLTTAVRERTAHVLGRTCPLEREALDRLAFAEPLSPALDDLDLGALEVLETEGLIEVDDLGGVRLAHPLHGPVLRAAAGRLRARRLSRTPDAYAAALDAESAALARRIDQDDVRAMPTPVGEWLVAEGGPLPGRYAAVRARFARLRGELRDAAAWAREGLRDDPEDVACRAELACACAPVDPRGDLDLDALAEPYDAVRLGAPEKVIDRLTGVFARHADALTRADGPALDEVAEELERRGFTLFAAEAHAQAVRAHRDPSAARHSRTRAVALARRCQGARTPALSGLVLGELTARQRQIVTLAAAGLSNRQIAERLTLSIRTVGNHLYSAYARLGASDRGALPWLSEVPEAQPA, from the coding sequence GTGACGACTTACGAGAGGGACGCGACGACGCTGGAGCTGCCCTGGCCGTTCGCCGGGCGGGAGGACGAACTGGAGCTGGTCCGCCGGTCCCTGGCCGGCGGGCGCCGCGGCATCGTGGTGACGGGCCCGGCGGGCTGTGGCAAGACCCGCCTCGTCACCGAGGCGATCCGCGGCTCCGACTGCGCCCGGGCGGCGGGTACGCCCGAGGGCCGGGCGATGCCCTTCGCCGCGTTCGCCCATCTGCTGCCCGAGTCGGTCACCCTGCACCGCGCCGTCCAGCTCCTGTCCGGCCTGCGCACGCTGCTGGTGGACGACGCGCACCTCCTCGACGACGCCTCCGCCGCCCTGGTCCACCAGCTCGCCGTGCACGGCCGCACCCGCCTGCTGGTCGTCGCGACCGACGGCACCCCGGTGCCGGGCGCGATCTCCCGGCTGTGGACCGGTGAGCTCCTGCCGCGTCTGGCTCTGGAACGGCTGCCCGGGGAGGAGACCGCGCAGCTGCTCACCGCCGGGGCCGGCCCTATCGAACCGCTCACCGTCAACCGTTTGCGGCGCCTGAGCCGGGGCGACCTGCGGCTGCTGCGGGACCTGCTCGGGGCGGTGCGGGGGCGGCTCACCCTCGTCCCGGACACCGGCGAACGGGCGTGGCGGGGCCCGGTGCCACTGACCACGGCCGTCCGCGAGCGCACCGCCCACGTCCTCGGCCGCACCTGCCCGCTCGAACGGGAGGCCCTCGACCGCCTCGCCTTCGCCGAGCCTCTGTCGCCGGCGCTGGACGATCTGGACCTCGGGGCCCTCGAAGTCCTGGAAACCGAGGGCCTGATCGAGGTCGACGACCTGGGCGGGGTCCGCCTGGCACACCCCCTCCACGGCCCGGTGCTCAGAGCCGCGGCGGGCCGGCTGCGGGCGCGCCGGCTGTCGCGGACGCCGGACGCGTACGCCGCCGCCCTCGACGCCGAGTCGGCCGCACTGGCCCGCCGGATCGACCAGGACGACGTACGGGCGATGCCCACACCGGTGGGGGAGTGGCTGGTCGCCGAGGGCGGCCCGCTGCCCGGCCGGTACGCCGCCGTACGTGCCCGGTTCGCCAGGCTGCGCGGGGAGCTGAGGGACGCGGCGGCCTGGGCGCGGGAGGGCCTCCGGGACGACCCCGAGGACGTGGCGTGCCGGGCGGAACTCGCCTGCGCCTGCGCACCGGTGGACCCCCGCGGGGACCTGGACCTCGACGCCCTCGCCGAGCCCTACGACGCCGTCCGTCTCGGCGCCCCCGAAAAGGTCATCGACCGGCTGACCGGCGTGTTCGCCCGGCACGCCGACGCGCTCACCCGTGCCGACGGGCCGGCCCTGGACGAGGTGGCCGAGGAACTGGAGCGGCGCGGTTTCACGCTGTTCGCCGCGGAGGCGCACGCCCAGGCCGTGCGCGCCCACCGCGATCCGAGCGCCGCCCGGCACTCCCGCACCCGGGCCGTCGCCCTGGCCCGGCGCTGCCAGGGCGCCCGCACACCCGCCCTGTCCGGGCTGGTCCTCGGCGAACTCACCGCCCGGCAACGGCAGATCGTCACGCTCGCGGCCGCGGGCCTGAGCAACCGGCAGATCGCCGAACGCCTCACCCTGTCCATCCGGACCGTCGGCAACCACCTGTACAGCGCCTACGCCCGGCTCGGCGCGAGCGACCGCGGCGCCCTGCCCTGGCTGTCGGAAGTCCCGGAGGCCCAGCCGGCCTAG
- a CDS encoding M12 family metallopeptidase: MTARYCSLAQAPAPAFAPGLAAERLSALASGRRMWVNGTVLHYCFFDRDTDASVIPVPGRGMTRRVPWAGAEEQRDVVRECFTQWQDLGIGIAFAEVDDRSEAELRIGFQLGAGSWSAVGRDALQAGRHERTMNFGWDLTAPGERGTALHEIGHALGMLHEHQSPFAGIHWDDEAVYAELAGPPNHWSRERTHYNILRKLDPDEVNGSVWDPQSIMEYPFSSGLVLEPEQYRAGLNPPGTLSAADKEFVLRWYPPADRPGPSALVPFRSAPLGLGPGEQADFVVDPPETRTYTLGTFGDSDTVVVVFEERDGEPRYLAGQDDGGTPHNATISARLVKGRRYFVRVRLYSAWGSGETAVMCW, translated from the coding sequence ATGACCGCACGCTACTGCTCGCTGGCACAGGCGCCGGCGCCCGCCTTCGCACCGGGGCTGGCGGCCGAGCGGCTGAGCGCGCTCGCGAGCGGGCGGCGGATGTGGGTCAACGGCACGGTTCTGCACTACTGCTTCTTCGACCGTGACACCGACGCGTCCGTCATCCCCGTGCCGGGGAGGGGGATGACGCGACGGGTGCCGTGGGCCGGTGCCGAGGAGCAGCGGGACGTGGTGCGCGAGTGCTTCACGCAGTGGCAGGACCTCGGCATCGGGATCGCCTTCGCCGAGGTCGACGACCGCTCGGAGGCAGAACTGCGCATCGGGTTCCAGCTCGGCGCCGGCTCCTGGTCGGCGGTGGGCCGGGACGCGCTGCAGGCCGGCCGGCACGAGCGCACCATGAACTTCGGCTGGGACCTGACCGCGCCCGGGGAGCGCGGGACGGCCCTGCACGAGATCGGGCACGCGCTCGGCATGCTGCACGAGCACCAGAGCCCGTTCGCCGGCATCCACTGGGACGACGAGGCCGTGTACGCCGAACTGGCGGGCCCGCCCAACCACTGGAGCCGGGAGCGGACGCACTACAACATCCTGCGCAAGCTCGACCCGGACGAGGTCAACGGCTCCGTCTGGGACCCGCAGTCGATCATGGAGTATCCGTTCTCGTCGGGGCTGGTCCTGGAGCCGGAGCAGTACCGCGCGGGTCTGAACCCGCCCGGCACCCTGTCCGCCGCCGACAAGGAGTTCGTGCTCCGCTGGTATCCGCCGGCGGATCGGCCGGGTCCGTCCGCGCTGGTGCCGTTCCGCTCGGCACCGCTCGGTCTCGGGCCCGGCGAGCAGGCCGACTTCGTCGTCGACCCGCCGGAGACCCGCACGTACACCCTGGGCACCTTCGGCGACAGCGACACCGTCGTCGTGGTCTTCGAGGAGCGGGACGGGGAACCCCGCTACCTCGCCGGGCAGGACGACGGGGGAACTCCGCACAACGCCACGATCAGCGCCCGGCTCGTCAAGGGCCGCCGTTATTTCGTCCGCGTACGCCTGTACTCCGCCTGGGGTTCCGGCGAGACGGCGGTGATGTGCTGGTGA
- a CDS encoding cation:proton antiporter: METSRRNRARRPRLPEAVPAVLLGALGALVLGTVIGLVTDPSRMVGTTGYVFATGLLLAVGLYGSTFGIDLADLRRDLRGVVAAVTLGVVLKAGIISGVMVLAFDRPEYLVLGIVVAQIDPLSVAALSRDGHMSQRARSLLTAWASFDDPMTVLLTLYVAGYAYTAAGHAGTPSVVGGGTLGYALGLALNALLLAGALLLWWAGGRLWPARRELDAGGARRPATPLAALLVVVMLVLAAANMLMLAVAVAGLFLRTKVFTRPLARAVSSAFLLATALLGLFVAQGVSPAPGVLLGATAFVAQAVVAVLLMPLFVRGLSGRDRFLLGIGQQNGLTAVLLALTLERDFPKTVGIVAPAVVTVNLLHYGAQIGFGCWSRHRSRRNRQPGGVLERLPGRPAGEGDGPPAPPATADGLRSSA, encoded by the coding sequence GTGGAGACGTCCCGACGCAACCGTGCCCGGCGGCCGAGACTGCCGGAGGCGGTTCCGGCCGTCCTGCTCGGCGCGCTCGGCGCTCTGGTCCTCGGGACGGTGATCGGCCTGGTGACGGATCCGTCGCGCATGGTCGGCACCACCGGCTACGTCTTCGCCACCGGACTGCTGCTCGCCGTGGGCCTGTACGGCAGCACGTTCGGCATCGACCTCGCCGACCTGCGCCGTGATCTGCGCGGTGTGGTGGCGGCCGTGACCCTGGGGGTGGTCCTCAAGGCGGGCATCATCTCGGGTGTCATGGTCCTGGCCTTCGACCGCCCGGAGTACCTGGTGCTCGGCATCGTCGTCGCGCAGATCGACCCGCTGTCGGTGGCCGCGCTCAGCAGGGACGGGCACATGTCGCAGCGCGCCCGGTCCCTGCTCACCGCTTGGGCGTCGTTCGACGATCCGATGACGGTCCTGCTGACGCTGTACGTCGCCGGATACGCCTACACGGCCGCCGGGCACGCGGGCACGCCCTCGGTGGTGGGCGGCGGCACCCTCGGCTACGCCCTCGGACTGGCGCTCAACGCGCTGCTGCTGGCCGGTGCCCTGCTGTTGTGGTGGGCGGGCGGCAGGCTGTGGCCCGCCCGGCGGGAGCTCGACGCCGGCGGGGCCCGGCGGCCGGCGACGCCGCTCGCCGCACTGCTGGTCGTGGTCATGCTCGTGCTCGCCGCCGCGAACATGCTGATGCTCGCCGTGGCCGTCGCCGGGCTGTTCCTGCGTACGAAGGTGTTCACCCGGCCGCTCGCGCGGGCGGTCTCCAGTGCCTTCCTGCTCGCCACCGCCCTGCTGGGGCTGTTCGTCGCCCAGGGAGTGTCGCCGGCCCCGGGGGTGCTGCTCGGTGCCACGGCGTTCGTCGCGCAGGCGGTGGTGGCCGTGCTGCTGATGCCCCTCTTCGTCCGCGGTCTGTCGGGAAGGGACCGGTTCCTGCTGGGGATCGGCCAGCAGAACGGCCTCACGGCCGTGCTGCTCGCCCTCACCCTCGAACGCGACTTCCCGAAGACGGTCGGCATCGTCGCCCCGGCCGTGGTGACGGTCAACCTGCTGCACTACGGGGCACAGATCGGGTTCGGCTGCTGGTCGCGCCACAGGTCCCGGAGGAACCGGCAACCCGGGGGCGTGCTGGAGCGTCTCCCCGGACGTCCGGCGGGCGAGGGCGACGGGCCGCCGGCACCTCCGGCCACGGCCGACGGACTGCGGTCCTCCGCGTAA
- a CDS encoding ATP-binding protein, producing the protein MTSSDWANPYGVRKPYGSNGMNHGHGGEDGANGAAVLSADHPLVPWKEPDHVHQWVDVDHSREALDRFGRSWPELGELLDSNVGYGRVVIVSGPPGMGKTTLIHRCLYEVKQRVAAAGAAVGNPLPVFVPTAGLENDGRRISVDPDGESFAPTRLINARIRREVAKRLRLHDFPESRVKAIIDEEDPYLAYGEMSDLLVQRNALLFAVIPHIRWNDAHLRAAFLRTCLSHAHPRIVLFVEVSQGAAETAKEVAAGLSGSTAVTHLALGELNCEDIWRFSRSARPGHGAPHVLVEPDRSSLMAAHREWNPRDVRELRKVFHSAADALRSAPYPWPIDADALRPHWEPRRTGRDALLRAPIRPRPGG; encoded by the coding sequence ATGACCAGCTCCGACTGGGCGAACCCCTACGGAGTGCGCAAACCGTACGGATCGAACGGCATGAACCACGGTCACGGCGGTGAGGACGGCGCGAACGGTGCCGCCGTGCTGAGCGCCGACCATCCCCTGGTGCCGTGGAAGGAGCCGGACCACGTGCACCAGTGGGTGGACGTGGACCACTCCCGGGAGGCACTGGACCGCTTCGGCAGGAGCTGGCCCGAGCTCGGTGAACTCCTCGACTCGAACGTGGGGTACGGCCGTGTCGTGATCGTCAGCGGCCCGCCGGGCATGGGCAAGACGACACTCATCCACCGGTGCCTCTACGAGGTGAAGCAGCGTGTCGCGGCGGCCGGGGCCGCGGTGGGGAACCCGCTCCCCGTGTTCGTGCCGACGGCGGGGCTGGAGAACGACGGCCGCCGGATCAGTGTCGACCCGGACGGCGAGTCGTTCGCGCCGACCCGGCTGATCAACGCCCGCATACGCCGCGAAGTCGCGAAGAGGCTCCGGCTCCACGACTTCCCCGAGTCCCGCGTCAAGGCGATCATCGACGAAGAGGACCCGTACCTGGCCTACGGCGAGATGAGCGATCTGCTGGTCCAGCGCAACGCGCTGCTCTTCGCCGTGATCCCGCACATACGGTGGAACGACGCACACCTCAGGGCGGCGTTTCTGCGCACCTGTCTGAGCCATGCGCACCCGAGGATCGTACTGTTCGTCGAAGTGAGCCAGGGCGCGGCGGAGACGGCGAAGGAAGTGGCCGCCGGGCTCAGCGGATCGACGGCGGTCACCCATCTCGCGCTGGGCGAGCTGAACTGCGAGGACATCTGGCGGTTCAGCCGCAGCGCCCGGCCGGGCCACGGCGCACCGCACGTCCTGGTCGAGCCGGACAGGAGCTCTCTGATGGCAGCGCACCGCGAATGGAACCCCCGCGACGTCCGCGAACTGCGGAAGGTCTTCCACTCGGCGGCGGACGCGCTCCGCAGCGCCCCGTACCCCTGGCCGATCGACGCCGACGCGCTCAGACCCCACTGGGAGCCGCGGCGGACGGGCCGCGACGCCCTGCTCCGTGCTCCGATCCGGCCCCGCCCCGGCGGCTGA